In the Rhodothermaceae bacterium genome, TTTCCGTCATTGCGGAAGCCCTTCACGAGCTAGGGACATCCCTGACAGATGTGGTTCGTACACGGATCTATGTTGTGGATATTGATTCCCACGCGGAGGCAGTCGGCAAAGCGCACGGTGAGATCTTTGAATCCATCCGCCCTGCCGCTACCATGGTGGGCGTTGCTGGGTTGATCGCACCTGAATTACTGGTTGAAATTGAGGTAGATGCCGTCTTGCCTACTCTCCCAGAGCCACAGCTTCCTCAAAACGTACACTCACTAGACTAGAAACCCCCTCCTCCTGCATTGTGACCCCATATAGACGATTCGCCATCTCCATGGTTCGCTTGTTGTGAGTGACAAGAATAAACTGCGTCTCCGAAGAGAAACGGTGGATCATCCGCATAAAATGATCTACATTGGCATCGTCCAGGGGAGCGTCCACTTCGTCCAGGAAACAGAACGGACTCGGTTTAATCAAATAAATTGCAAACAAGAGAGCAATCGCGGTGAGTGTTTTTTCTCCGCTGGATAGCTGTGCAATACTGACGGGACGCTTTCCACTTGGCCTTGCTATGACTGCAATGGGGGATTCCAGAACATCATCCGGCTCCGTCAGGTCAAGTTCGCATTTCGCCTTCTCTCCAAAAAGCTCACAGAAGAGTTTCTGGAAATTTTCCCGAATTAAAACATAGGTATCAAGAAACTGCTTTGATGCCGTGCGATTGATTTCTTTGATGGTCTGTACGAGTATCTTTTCTGCCTCCTCCAGGTCTGAACGCTGCTCCATCATGAATTCCAGTCGCTCATTCTGTTTGTTGTATTCTTCAAGCGCTAATGCGTTAACATTGCCCATCGACTGCAGCTTACGCTCGGTCTCCTGGATCTCCTCTCTGAGAACCACATCGTCGACCTCCTCAAACTCTGGAATTCCAGAAAGCTCAATCTGATATTCCTCCCCCGCACGAACCTGCAGATCTTCCCTTCGTGCTTTAACTGCACTGTATTTTATCTGTACATTCGTCTCTTCTTCTTTTGCTTCCTGAAACGATCTTTGTGCTTTGCGTACGTGTTCATTAATCCGCTCCAGTTCAATTCGCAATTCGCGCTCCCGAGAGCTATCCTGAGTGTTAATCTCGTCCAAATCTTTGCGACAGGTACGTTCTATTTTGAGCTGCTCCGTCAACTCACTGACTTGAACAGACGCATCCTGCTGCATCTGCACTAATGCAGCATGGTCTTCGTCATGCACCTCTGCCTGATTATCCAGACGTAACTGCTCCTGTTCTATACGCTGTAAATCCCCTTCAAGGCTCTCACGTTTGGCCACGGCTTGCACTGCAGCCGTGTGGGCATTCAGGCATGCATTCTGCATTTCTTCCAGCTGCCTCCTCCACGATTGAATTTTTTTATCCATAGACTTGACGCTCGCTTCCGCCTCGGAGAGTTTTTCATCGATATGGATGAGTTGACCGCCGCCCGGCTGCGCCTCCTCTTCCAGGTTTGCGATCTCCCTTGCAATCTGGTCCTGCCTGCGTTCAAGCACCGCAAGTTGACCTGATCCCAGTTCTCGAATCTGAGCATTTCTCTGAGCGGCATGATCGGCTTCCGAATACAGCCGCTCCACCTCACGAGTCTGAGCAATCACTTTAGATAAGCCGATTTGACTCTGTTCTTCACGCAGTCCCGCAAGGGTAGATTTTGCATGATCAACCTGTATCTGAAGCTCCGAATAGGCATCTTTTGCTGCCCGCAGACTATCACGCCGGGATAGATGTGAATAGGTTCCTCCCTCCTCGCTTCCACCTGCGTAAAGAACACCGCGTCCATCAATCCATTCCCCCTGTGGAGTGATATATCGATATGCTTTCCCCCCTTTTTCATCGAGCAAATACCGCGCCCTGTCAAGAGATTCAACAAGTACCACATCCTGAAGCAGAAGCTCAGCAACCGGTCTGTAGACCTCGTCACGGGGTGTA is a window encoding:
- a CDS encoding RidA family protein, whose translation is MKAQNPSLVPFRQWATSDSPWESKYGYARAVRNFQHIFVSGTTAVTPEGSVVGEGDAYAQTQYIFSVIAEALHELGTSLTDVVRTRIYVVDIDSHAEAVGKAHGEIFESIRPAATMVGVAGLIAPELLVEIEVDAVLPTLPEPQLPQNVHSLD